Proteins encoded in a region of the Streptomyces akebiae genome:
- a CDS encoding prepilin peptidase has protein sequence MALDPWLIALTVAAALWGAATGTLLPRPAYRFTVDEDHPWQHECPAGHPIAGPANGWLGPARCSARSTAGPRPPACSYGPSTPAVATTTALICAALALTTGTRPELAVWLLLAPLGVLLTLVDLGAQRLPDPLTLPFAGLALTLLGAVAYVPEHAGQWRTALYGALALGGLYFLFFLIRPMALGFGDVKLALGLGAVLGWYGWGALYLGTFAGALIGSAYTMVALARGRAVRRQLVALGPFMLAGAYVGLLLEAYAA, from the coding sequence GTGGCTCTCGACCCCTGGCTGATCGCACTGACCGTGGCCGCCGCACTCTGGGGCGCAGCCACAGGCACACTCCTCCCGCGCCCCGCCTACCGCTTCACGGTCGACGAGGACCACCCCTGGCAACACGAGTGCCCCGCAGGCCACCCCATCGCCGGCCCGGCCAACGGCTGGCTCGGCCCCGCCCGTTGCAGCGCACGCTCCACAGCGGGCCCCCGGCCCCCCGCCTGCTCCTACGGCCCCAGCACCCCCGCCGTCGCCACCACCACCGCCCTGATCTGCGCCGCCCTCGCCCTGACCACCGGCACCCGCCCCGAACTGGCCGTATGGCTGCTCCTCGCCCCCCTCGGCGTGCTCCTCACTCTCGTGGATCTCGGCGCCCAACGCCTCCCGGACCCCCTGACCCTCCCCTTCGCGGGTCTGGCCCTCACCCTCCTGGGGGCGGTCGCGTACGTGCCCGAGCACGCCGGCCAGTGGCGCACGGCGCTGTACGGCGCCCTCGCCCTCGGCGGTCTGTACTTCCTCTTCTTCCTCATCAGGCCCATGGCCCTCGGCTTCGGCGACGTGAAGCTGGCCCTCGGCCTCGGTGCCGTCCTCGGCTGGTACGGCTGGGGCGCGCTGTACCTCGGCACGTTCGCCGGCGCCCTCATCGGCAGCGCGTACACCATGGTCGCGCTGGCCAGGGGCCGCGCCGTACGCCGACAACTGGTGGCTCTGGGCCCGTTCATGCTCGCGGGAGCGTACGTCGGCCTCCTGCTGGAGGCGTACGCCGCCTGA